The window AGTAGTATGATGACATTTTTGTTGGATAAATTTACAAGGCAGCGTGATGCCGAAGGCCTTGTGGCATATGcatgtgtggggggggggggggactggGAGTGACACAGAGCCGGAGGAGCTGAGTATGGGAAACGAGTCGATGATTCGGACTTCGACACTGTGTTTCCCTGCAGTTGGTGATGTCACCTTGAAGCCAGCTGAAGGCTTAATGATTCCAGATTGCGGAGTTCATCCTGAGCAAATTTATGACAGACCTAACTCCGGGCGGGCGAACTGTTCTTTCCATGCAATTACTACATGTGAAACATTGGAGTCGAACTGTTCTTTCTCCATCTTTTTTTCTCCGTGTCAGCTGCACTGCATGGAACCATACCTTTTTTCTGAACTATGCGAACTTTAGCCTTAGGACTCTGATAAGGATTATCACAATCCTATGGTTGATCTGTTAACTAATTGAGTCCGAATCAATGATTTAAGTATAAAATACTTAAATACTATATCAATATCCATCAGACGACTCTCACAAATGAATCTAAACCTTTGTTCATTTTAGATATTTATGTGATGAATAAACGATCGTTGAAGTCAGTCAACTTGACGGGGAagacatgtatatatttatttcCTCAGCACAGAGACCCTACAGTGGTAAAAGAATAATATAAAATGAACTTTAATTAACGCCAGGTCTAATACAAAAGCAAGCCAACAATTTTCCCAGCATGATCTACACACAAATCGCTGAATACCGGTTGCtcgaataaaaggaaaaaaaatagtgAAGCTCGTCGAAGGACTCACAGGTCGGGTCTGGCAGTGCATAAGTAGATATTCTGATGCAGCCTACTAATGGAAATCAAACCGGATCTCAGAAAACTTTCTTCAACAACACTCATGGCGCATGAATTAATGTATCGTACTTCATCAAGATGAACTGACATAGAGAACTGGAACCAATCCAGCCATTCTCCCGTCTCTTCCAGGTCGCTTTTTCTTCACCTGTGCCAAGACGAGAGGTAATGTTATACCAGACCATCATTGTTCCAAGTCAGTCTTCTAGGGAAGGACCTCGTGAACTTACATAGTACCAACCGTCAACCTCATAATCGATCTCAACCTCCTCTCCCGCTGTTAAGCTTAGCTGTAAACACGATATCCAGGTAAGTAGTTCAGTCTTCTTTCAGGATCGACATAATTAACCATTACCACTCAGGAACATGGTGCATCAAGAAGAAGCAGAGAATCAAAGATGCACAGGCCATTGTTTTAAATATAAGGAGAATAAAGAAACCCTTCTATTCACTTAACTAGCATTCAGACAATAATGAAACAGTAATTTCATGTAAAAGCTGCAGGATACCTCATCGTCGCCACCAGCAGTGAAGTCATACAGTGCTTTCCCAAACTGTGGATTATGGGAACCTGTGTCTTCATCCTGTGAGCCAAAACTCTGTGCCCCACGGCCTGCTAGAGGATTTTCGAAAGACTCGAACCTCTGAAGAACAGATGAGGAGTATGATGGTGGCTCTTCCCTGACCTAGACATACAAAATGGAAAATAAGGATATTTTGTTTTAAGAAAAAACGAGTGCTGTAACTTTGCAGTAAGGCTAACCGGGGATCCTATCCCCTCCAATGTCGGACCACCAGTGGATGTGTTGCTGAACCTCCTACCGTTGTTTCCTGACCTGATCTCCTGCTTGGTCCAATAAAGTTTTGCTTGACATTATTTTTCAATTCAACTCCAATAAGGAAAACGACTTCTATAGTTCACAAGGCATGAAATCCAAGTAGATGGTcaagtaaatattaaaaaaatgtatTTTCTTTTATTGAGTTAATTTTCTTATCTATTATTAAGTCCTATAAATACATCAACCAGTGGAAGAGCAGGTATAtgttaaggaaaaaaaaagttcaaaatgcATCTGCAATAATACATAGTGTATAAGAAAtgaaaatttttcaaagatgaGATGCCACATATGTAATCCAAGAACATAGATTCAAAAGAAACTTTGCAATTTGACCGATATAACAGAGAAAGGAAAAGGTGCCTATTTTCTTATTAAATGAAGTTTAAGATATATACCGAATTCTGTGACACTCCATAACCTGATGGACGTGAACTGAACAAGGATGGATAGCTCATACCACCAAAATGGGAGGATATGGAAGTTTCAACAGAACCAGTTGACTCAGGAGATGATGTCCCCGATGACCTTGCATCATCTTCCTGGAATAAATGGAATCTACATAAAGATCCAAACTCgaaacaaaaatataaagaatGGTTATGGTACCTCTGCTTCATAAGTTTCTAGAATAGACTTAGCCCATAAATCATCATAAGTAACTGATGGCCGAGATGTTATGTTCTCTTCCTCTTCAACATCAGGAGCATCAGTTCCAGCACCGGCGAGAAATTCATTTACCTGGATTGGAGAACAGGCAACAAATACTCAATACCCACAGCAACATAATTGGAGACGGTAGCAACATCTTTTAGCATTCATAATGCAGTAGTTGGCTCGATGACTGTTAAATTGAGACTAAGAAAAAATTATCCTTGTCGAAACAAGACAGGCATCTTACTTTTTCCATTGCAGGCGCATTCTTTCCCCATAGGCCATCTTCTAAACCTGCTGCCCAAGCCATTGCCAATTCAGGATCAATGGCATCAGATTCCTTTTCAGCTTCCTTAGATTCATATACCAGTTCAGAAATCCCATATACCAGGTCAGAAATCCCCGTAGCAACAGCTGGATCATTCAGCCCAGTTGATGTGCTAATGTTATGCCGGTTACGGTAGATTTCAATGAGTTTGGCACTAAATCACAGTCCAAGAAAATATAAGATGAGACAAATGAGACAAAATAATTACAAATTTTCATAGATAAAGAACgttaagcaaacaaaaaaaatatcatgcgACTCAAGCCATATATCAAACTTGTGACCTTATGCAACCAAACCAATAAATACAACTGAGCCTCTCATCCTTTATTTGTAGGTAAAAAATGGAAAAAGGTTATTCCAAATGCAATTTGCTACATCATTGGTAGACATCCGCCTTTTATTACACTGTATAAGTATTTATAATTAAGTTCAAAGTTGATATTTTATTGCCATGCGGAACATTTTTTTATCATTACATTGGAGTGCTTAGTAGGGCTGTATGCAGAtagatttgagattttatttgaataatgaatatatagtaGTTAATTACAACATTAGCATATCCGTTTAAAATGATTAATATTTATTTGTTCATAAATAATTTCACTATATTTAATGAAGTACTCATGATTAttcatcatcatattttttatatgattttctCATCTTTTACATTTTAgttctttatttaaaaaaaattagatattttatGACAGAAGGTAAAAGAAGTTTTCAGAATATGCACTTTCTATTTTCTAAAaaccattttgatatttttttaatttttattttctggATTTTAACAGTTTTTCGCTTATAAAATTTTCAGCCGATCCAGATCACGTGGTGCCAATCCTGACTGATTAAATCCTTAATCTTTATATTGTGCTCACCATTCCCTGACAATTCTTAACTCCCTAATTGTTACATAAGGCCATACTTAATCAAATTTATAAGATATTCATAAGAGAATAATGCAGTTGGCttgtaatatatattaaaatcaaATTTGCAAAATAACAATTCCCCTTTCCACTAACCGGACTTCAACTAGTTCATGTTGACCAAAGCTGGTTATAAGCAGCAGATAATTACCTGGTAGGACCTAGAGGAAGATACTTTGCTCTTGGAACATAGCAGAACAATGAAACTAAATTAAGTAGTTTCTCGTGAGTCTCATAAAGTTTCTTCAGCTCCTCGTCTGTCCATTCTTGCTTGTTGTTATCATGATTGCGCATATCTCTGGAAGTCAACACAGTTAACAAGCACAGAGGGAGAAAGATATATAACTTAAAATATAATGGatctttttcatagattacctaaTTAGATCATCTTGTGCCCTGTACATCTCATCAAGGACCTTTAGCATAGGACTGATTAAAGATCCAAGACCAGTACCACTCGCGCCTTGATCTTCCCCATTACTAATTTGTGACTCTGAAAACTGGGATTGCACACCCCCTAGAGATAAAGCATGCAAGAATTCATATATCTGTAGTCTGTAAGGCTCTCCTGACCTAATTGCAATAGTGATCAAGGCTTGAGCAGCAATGATGCGAACCTGAGAAGGATCAACAGATAGAATTTAATAACTGAAAGCTTAAAACTACAAGGAatcttatatataaaaaattgtcAAAAAATTACCTCCCAGCTTCCACTAAAGGCACACCTCTGAAGCCGTGTCAGAGCTCCAGCAAGGGTAGGATTTCGAGAACTTGCAGCAGCCACCATTTTATCAGCATCTAACATCATAAGTGCAGTGCCGGGAGGTGTTGCTGACTCCCAAGCATATTCAGAGGCAGCATAATTTGCATTTTCACCAAGAAACCACACCTGTATTGATCATTagagataaaataatattttttttcatactcaTAATATAACCCCAACGCACAAAGAGAAAACACAAATATCTACACAcaaacagatatatatatatatatatatatatatatatatatatatatatatatatatatatatatatataattgggaAGCAAAAGTTGTCCTTACTGCAGCCTGCACCAGTCTCTGCAAAGCCAAAGCAGACTTCGGATCTGATGCAGAGACTCTATCAACGGATGTAAGTCCCAACATGGACCCGGGGTGAGGAGGTGGTAGATCAAGGACAATGGTAACTGCTTCCAAAGCTGTATGCTTCCCTTCTGGACCAGCTCCAACAAGGCACGTCTGACAAGGAAACAATGAAACAGGATGGCATTGAGTTCAAAAAAAGTTCAAACGACATATATCATGCTTACATATAACAAATTGCCGGCTTGtatttgaagagagagagaggtacagAAATTAAAAGGAGTATGTTTTCATAACTTAATTTTAGATGGGCAATTCACCAAAAAATAAGGATTAAACAAATTAATATCCATCTCAGAAACATATCCCAGCATGGTGTTTAAGGATTAAGAGTGTCAACAATTTTTAAATTAGCAAACCAAGCAAAGGaataataatacaaaaaaaaaatgtctaCCACACAAGTGATATGAGGCACCAAAGTTGAAAATCCTCTGCAGTGCCcatgtaatttttaatataaGTTTTTTACATAATCTTCAATAACTTGTTTTAGCATCCTTCCTAATAAGACCATAAACTTTACATAGTTTATTTCCTACATCTAGCAGAAAATTTCCCCCAAGGCTGCTAAATTCTACCTATTAAGAGAGCAAAGTAACAGACTTtccatagcaaaaaaaaaaaattgaaggttTGCAGCTCTAACAAAATGATCCAGAAATCTTTTGTAAAGTAATTTAATGGAATCCCATGTGCCTTAACTGATTAAAGTGAAGTTACCCAAATAGTTGCAAGCAATAATCAACACATTGCCAAACTAATATATACCACAAATGTGAACCTACTTTCCAAAGCAGTTGCAACACATCAGCATCGATCTTCCCAGGGACCTTGGTGGCAAATATTCTTGCAATCTCAAGTAGTGTCACTGCCATATCTGGAGTTGCCTGGTAGATCAATAAATAATCAAAGTTAAATGACAGGCATCTCACTTAGAATAAGAACACCACATATTGAAGATGGCATTTATGTACCTGAACGAAAGGAAATCATGACAAAATCAAATTTCCAAATATCATAAAGCAGTATTCCAGAAATAATATAGAGAGGATACATATTATGAAGCTAGTACTCTAAAATTTTGGACTCCAAAAATAGTAGGACAACATTTACCACTGTCCTATATCTTCCAAACTTGTACTGTCAGCACTGAGAAGAGCCTCTAGTATCAATCATGAACAGATATATTACCTTACAATTTGAAAGTGCAAATGGTATTCAAAGAGGTCGTAACTAACAGATTCGGGCATGCACTAGTAGACAGTTCGTGTGACATAAATATGATGTACTTGTATATAATTATAGAACTTGTTTACTAAGATAATCTAAATCATAATTGTTCAAAATATTATATCAGGATGTACCCAGCACAGGTTTCCAAGGTTAATCATGCCAATTGGCATCGGTCAACACGTGTTGTGCCAGAAAGTTATTGGTAGGTGGTCCCGGTACATAGCTAGGCCATCTTTTGGCCTGTGCCAGCTTGCATAAGTGTGTGATGCCAAAAAGGTATTGGGACAATCCCATGCCACAAAACAGCAATCCTCGCAAGCATCATAGGTCAAAGAAAAATGTAAAGGCATTCTAAATGCAATTTGGAGCAAAGCAACCAAGAAATTATCCTCCATTAGAAGCAGAATTTGACATATATCCATGTCTACAAAGAGTGGGAATAACATATCAGACAAGACCTCCAACTGTAAGTGGGTAACTTATATTGCTAGTGCATGAATCTCCCACCAATGCAGTGTGCAATAATAAAAAACCATTAGATGTGTAACTAAAAATGTGCATATAAGACACAAAAAATGATATGGGTCATTTATTGTGGTTATGCAACATGAAATTTAGTTTCAGCTGTTAGGCAAAGGAAAGATCAGAAAGAGTAAGTCCTCATATGTTTGCACAAGAAATACAGGAAATTTAAAGAATATAGAAGTACCTTAAACCGAGCATGCAAAGTAAGCAATATATCATTCAATAGAGCTGAAGGCCAAGCTGGATCAGACAACTCGCATGCAATGATAGATTGCAGTTCCTCAAGTGATTCGTGTGGGTTTTGCATCCATATTAAAGCCTTTATTACCATTGCACGAACATAAACGCATTCACATGCTACAGTTGTGCGCACTACTTCCAATAGGGAAGCCAATAAACCTGCAATAGTATCCATACCACCGGGGCCATTTGACACAGGTACTGTCTTACGTGTTCCTGCAAGCAAAGACTATCAGCAAAATTGAAAAAAGTAACACTTCAATTTGATAAATAGATCTTTAAACTTTAAAGAATCATTGCAATTATATATTGCAATGGTAAGTCGAAGCTTGATAGATGACAATGAATAATAGAGAATGGAGATAATAGTATGGGCCCTCAGACTTCCACATCACCCCAGTGCTTGGCACTTTTGGATGTGGGCCTTTGGTGACTTTTGTGCCAAAAGCCCACATATTTTAATAGATAGCCCTGTGAAGGAATAAGGAAACACAATTTGAAACTGTTTATGCAATGTTA of the Musa acuminata AAA Group cultivar baxijiao chromosome BXJ2-10, Cavendish_Baxijiao_AAA, whole genome shotgun sequence genome contains:
- the LOC135624817 gene encoding uncharacterized protein LOC135624817, which gives rise to MASGQESSGTTLMDLITSDPATAASAAPSPAPAAAASTLGKPVTTDRKSKRATLTQIQNDTIAAAKALNPVRAIPQRQKKKPVSYAQLVRSIHELAATSDQKSSQKQLVQHVFPKLAVYNSVDPSVAPSLLMLHQQCEDRNVLRYVYYYLARILSDSGSQGLSPGGGIPTPNWDALADIDAVGGVTRADVIPRIVNQLTADATNADPEFHSRRLAALKALTSTSASSSEILEKLYEIVFGILEKVGDAKQKRRKGLFGKQGGDKESNTRSNLQYAALSALRRLPLDPGNPAFLHRAIQGISFADPVAVRHALAIISDVATRDPYSVAMALEKHIEHGGALHDILHLHDVLARVSLARLCHSLSRARALDERPDITSQFSSLLYQLLLDPSDRVCFEAILCVLGKFDNTERTEERAAGWIRLTREILKLPEAPSVTIKDTDNPTAKVNTVKPSSKAKRPQPLIKLVMRRLESSFRSFSRPVLHAAARVVQEMGKSRAAAYALGLYDVDEGIQLHAYSENAESLDSEFNSGSQSEGTRKTVPVSNGPGGMDTIAGLLASLLEVVRTTVACECVYVRAMVIKALIWMQNPHESLEELQSIIACELSDPAWPSALLNDILLTLHARFKATPDMAVTLLEIARIFATKVPGKIDADVLQLLWKTCLVGAGPEGKHTALEAVTIVLDLPPPHPGSMLGLTSVDRVSASDPKSALALQRLVQAAVWFLGENANYAASEYAWESATPPGTALMMLDADKMVAAASSRNPTLAGALTRLQRCAFSGSWEVRIIAAQALITIAIRSGEPYRLQIYEFLHALSLGGVQSQFSESQISNGEDQGASGTGLGSLISPMLKVLDEMYRAQDDLIRDMRNHDNNKQEWTDEELKKLYETHEKLLNLVSLFCYVPRAKYLPLGPTSAKLIEIYRNRHNISTSTGLNDPAVATGISDLVYGISELVYESKEAEKESDAIDPELAMAWAAGLEDGLWGKNAPAMEKVNEFLAGAGTDAPDVEEEENITSRPSVTYDDLWAKSILETYEAEEDDARSSGTSSPESTGSVETSISSHFGGMSYPSLFSSRPSGYGVSQNSEIRSGNNGRRFSNTSTGGPTLEGIGSPVREEPPSYSSSVLQRFESFENPLAGRGAQSFGSQDEDTGSHNPQFGKALYDFTAGGDDELSLTAGEEVEIDYEVDGWYYVKKKRPGRDGRMAGLVPVLYVSSS